The Quercus robur chromosome 3, dhQueRobu3.1, whole genome shotgun sequence DNA segment TttccaaacaagggaatgacaTTTTCATTCCACCTATTAAAATTCCCAAACAAGGTCataaaaacaatatttcaaaataattttttccatttcattcatttcccttCTCCTAAATGGagtgtaaataaaaaataatagtaataataataaaataaaatttagatgaaataaaggaaaaatgttAACAAAGAAGTATTTAAAAGAAATCCTTTTAATATTGAAAGTTGGGCcacaccttttctttttctttttttacaacaaCAATGAAACTTAATCAAATACCAAGCGGTGAATGCGGAAAGAgaacaacaaaagcaaaaagttCTCACACTATTGATATGGATAATTTTAGTAATTATTTTGCAATATATTGATGTGATCAACAATAACTGGACAATTTTTGTCCGCTTCTAATTATAGGAATGCACCACTTTTTGTTTGTCTTCTACTTAATTATCTACCATATGAACTCATTGTTAACATCACTTAATTATCTATGTTAACAAATTgccttaattattatttttttgacaaataaaaaTATCTAGACCTTTTCgagtatttgattattttttcaGAAATATAAATTTCCTCCATCACACCCATCAAATtattataaagagaaattatttaaaaatgacCCCAAGATACTAGCAAGATGATCTTATTAATATCATGAAATCTTAGGAAACAATAACTCTAAACAAATTGCCACAATTACTCTAAACAAATTGCCACAATTATGAAACTTGTAAAACATGTCTTGATTCACGTAATACTATTTACCGCTCTTATGGCCTATAAATGGAAGTGCCCTGCAGATTACAACGACATACAAACCACTTTCGCTTCCCCCACTTTTGAGCCTTAAACCAAAGAGCTTCTGACCCATCTTGTTTTGTGTAACACAACAACATGGCCAGCAATATGGCATTAGTTTCTTCAGGTCATCAACCCAATGCGGGTAGCCTGAGCATACTGCCAACGTTGTCCGCCGAGATCTTGACCCAAATTATCACAACCCATGCCCCCTCTGATATTGAAAAGTTGGATGTTGaatctcttttctctattgTCAACAACGTCCTTAACCGTGCCACCATGACTGTTGATACTGTTTTGCAATTGCAGGTATATAGTACCTTTATACTTttgatgctatatatatatatatatatatatatataatggattAGGATTTAGATCATGGATGTCATCATTTGAAACAACATGAAATCAACAACTCAGATGAAAACATTATTtcattttagatttatttttttatttttttacaatgtttaattagagagttttaagtttcaacaaactattttatagtaacattttttttttagaaaaaaaaaatatatatatatatatatatggctgtgtgtgtgtgtgtgtgtgtggggggggggggggggggggggggtaacaCAATGGTGTCACGTGGATTTTCTATGAGACACATTGTGAAGAGGTAGGCTTCTTTCCCTTTGAGAACAGAACATATATAGATGAGAGAGTTACTTTGTAAGTTTTAACTCATGAGGCCAGCAGGCAGCATATATGCctaagatttttaaattttctcctCTACCCCACCCCATCCTCATATTTACCCTTTTCTCATTCCTATATATTTACCCGTCGTCATTCACATGCAGCCTGGTACTGTTCCTCATGAAGCCACTGAACACTTGGAGGATAAGAGCGAAGGAAGTTTTATTCCACCCTTGTGTGCATTCAAGCAAATTTCCTGTGAggtaattataatttttttttttttttttatcttcttccctttttctttaGAGACTTAATATTGACAAATGTTTTTTCACAAGTTTTTGAGATAATATATTGTAATTGGTGTAAAAGTTAATTAAGTAACGTAACATGTTATATGTAACATCTTCTCATATGGGGGTGCGTGATAGCAATATGATTAATATAGTAATAATCCACTTTGCCGACTCTCCTTTTCCTACCAATGACAAGATTATGTTCCAAAGTGTGTATGAAGATTTCTTTTCCAAAAGATGTAAATGATTGTAGTCAAATTGCTAATAGCATCCCCAAAAAAGTTAATGTTTTAGCTTAgatatttaacatttatttatttttaattttttcaaatgcCAGATGCAATGCAAGGGCCCACGTGAGAAAATTGCTGGGGAAACAACACTGTCAATACTTAAGAAGTTATCAAGCTATTCCTGGGATGCAAAGGCAGTGCTGACTCTAGCTACTCTCGCTTTGGACTACGGGGAATTTTGCCTACTTGCCAAAACTCAGTCATCGGACCAACTTGCCAAATCAATGGGAACCCTGAAGGGGGTACCTGTTCTCTTTGAAAGACTGAAGAAGCACAGCCAAGCAATTGATGATCTTAAAAAGGTGATCAAAGCCACAGTGGAAGTGATCAAATGCATCATTGACTTGACAAAGCTGTCGAATTATGCCAAGAAGGATGTTGCAGTGGCTGTTTATTGGGCTATTGAAACCATTGTAGCCAGCACGACTCAGCTTTGCTACCTCATTACAGATGAGTAAGTTCTTGTCGTCTATATGCTCATCATTTTAGAGAATCAGAGAAtacaattgagttacaaaacccttAACCGCATGTACTAACTTCTTAATTAGACCACCTTATCCAATTATGAATCTTCTATATGGTCAGTTATTCCACATTCACATATATAACAATGTCTAATTAACCTAAAAGAGGCCAAACTAAAATGAGTGTGTAGGCTATCCTCTGAGTGAGTATTCCtttatggtccgtttggattgagagggagggagagggAGTAGGGTAGAATAAAGTAAATTTAGCTCAAAATTAGCATATTTTTAGtcaaatctactctactctccttcACTCCCCTTCCTTCCCTTCTCTATACAAATGGGTCCTTAAGGGTGGCGTTGACactttcacctacaaagcctttatctactcttctttttcttttcattaatttgggggaaaaaaaaaggctttacCCTAAAATATATAGTTGCGTGGTATATACCATCTTactactgtttttttttttttttttctttttttttatggaaaccATCTTACTACTGTTAAATGACATTAATTGGTTGCCATACATGCCTCCATATATTTACTGCAGGGAGAAGAAACAGGAACCGCGCCCCTATGCTGATAACCTCTCAGTCATCCTCACCAATCTTAAGAAAGAGAAAGCCCAGAAAAAGGGTTAGTTAATTTCTAGGATGTTTTATTTATTCGGATGCAAGCTTTCTTGCTTGTATTTGCACATTCAATTAATTACTTTAGTAGTTTTTTATTATCTCAAATGGTAGTCTCTTGTCATAATAAAAGATATAGATTTTCATATTCATTTACGTCAAAAACCAACTGATGTTTTGGTCTAATTATAATGGATAATTATCAAGAATTGACGTAATAAGTTAAAAACTATcacatttattaaaaataatcattgTAATTGATTCATTGCCATAAAATGATGGACTGCCTATAATGATGAAAGAGTTTGGTTCAATGCAGAGGAAGaggattacagaaagctcaagGAAATTGTTAATACTCCTAAGGACCTCGTGGAGGTACTGGAAATAATATTGATTGATCCCACGAACAAGATGCCGCCACTAATTGATGGTTCCACTGAAAAACCGGTATGCTTTATTTGTAGGACATCTTTGCTCTTGTTTAAGTATATGAGATCACTCAATAGTTTGGTTGCTATTCATTCCAAAAAAAGTATGATTGTTGTTATATTACTACTATACCGAGTGTAATTGTTTCTCTAAGTACGCTATGAATTTTATGAATAAACACAatcatccaaaaacaaaaacaattttttttatttagtttttatcgTTGTTATATTTATCCTATTTTACTTGGTATATGCTAAGGCATATAAATTAAAGTGATATCTATAACCCTAAAAaagtaacatttattatttgatttatattaaattaattgatatgtatatataatatatatttcatgttttctaaaaaatatttttatatatactttaGATCTAATGTGCAATCtttgatttatttaaaaataaacctttatttaaaatatttaaacaatataaattacgattaatataatttagaaaataatcatataTGTACGActtgatgaaaagaaaatatttgttttttgaattattaaaaaaaattaatttatgcgAGACaataatatgtgtgtgtgtgttattgtgaatttaaaaattatttgaccTCCCCTATCTAAAATATCTTTTGGCCCCAGTACTgtgaaaaatcaatttttctatCACAAATTGAGACTCAAACTGTTTTGTTTGTTACAAGAATATAAGTAATAACACAATATATATCCACAGCTTGCTATAATTAAATTGATGAGAAAAATGACGAATGTTTCACGTTAAtcaatttattcaaataaaatgatgagaaaaatgagaaaTGTTTCACGTTAAtcaatttattcaatcatggcACTACCCTTTTATATAAACAACTAAAGAATACAAAGtcaaaaaaatacaactttttgGCAATGGGCACAATCTTCATAATGAGCTAAAATGGACCTTGGACACACAATATATTTGGGTTTAGTTTGGCCTAACATTTCAAACATTTGATTGTATCGTACAAACTGCAGGTTGAAATTAATTCCCTAAAGGGGAAGAGTGTCTTCCTGTTCATTTCGGGCCTACATATCTCCAGTGATGACATTTCAATTCTCGAGCCATTTATTGATAAAACACAGAAGGAAGAACAATATAGGATTATATGGATACCATTTGTGAAGCAATGGACCGAAGAcctgaaaaagaaatttaaaaccCTGGGGTCGTCTAAGATGCTATACGTAGCAATGGATTATTCTTTGCCAATATCGACCAATAGGTACATCAATCAGAAGTGGAACTTCAAGTTTAACGAGCCCTTAATTGTGGCGTTTAACCAGCAAGGAAAGGTGGAATGTAAGAATGCAATTCACATGATCAGGGTATGCCGAGTTGAGGCCTTCCCATTCACTCGCGCAAGAGAAGAAACTCTGTTGATGGAAAAGGGTTTGATAGGGGTAACAGCAACTCACGTTGTTTCACAGATAGAAAACTGGGTAAAATCATTTCACAAATCTAATGCATGAATTTGCATACCTACGCATGTGCTCACACACGTGTTCACAATTGATATTTGCAACTGCCTTAAGTTTAGGCATCATCCTTGCCTTACGATTATGAGGCATAAGCATCTTCTCCAtttgaaatgggtttgattatatatacacatagatATACACATTCTTTTTCTTGGCTAACGAGGGTGTTTAGCGTTCTTCGAGTACCTAACTATTTTTCTAAATGTGTAGTCCTCTCTTCTATCACACAACACATTA contains these protein-coding regions:
- the LOC126717563 gene encoding protein SIEVE ELEMENT OCCLUSION B-like, with translation MASNMALVSSGHQPNAGSLSILPTLSAEILTQIITTHAPSDIEKLDVESLFSIVNNVLNRATMTVDTVLQLQPGTVPHEATEHLEDKSEGSFIPPLCAFKQISCEMQCKGPREKIAGETTLSILKKLSSYSWDAKAVLTLATLALDYGEFCLLAKTQSSDQLAKSMGTLKGVPVLFERLKKHSQAIDDLKKVIKATVEVIKCIIDLTKLSNYAKKDVAVAVYWAIETIVASTTQLCYLITDEEKKQEPRPYADNLSVILTNLKKEKAQKKEEEDYRKLKEIVNTPKDLVEVLEIILIDPTNKMPPLIDGSTEKPVEINSLKGKSVFLFISGLHISSDDISILEPFIDKTQKEEQYRIIWIPFVKQWTEDLKKKFKTLGSSKMLYVAMDYSLPISTNRYINQKWNFKFNEPLIVAFNQQGKVECKNAIHMIRVCRVEAFPFTRAREETLLMEKGLIGVTATHVVSQIENWIKEKKYIFLYGGQDNEWIQNFTRSAKVLVDDPMIKEKGISIESVPIQDDNILKRFWNKIKNLFASRAQRETKMDSVKLHIEKLISYKKKKKEWAVLSQGSSIIVISGKTMLKVLVEFGSWKQSLKEKDFQSAFIEYHNKVLVPDDQICHHMKIPYNTAKIPETMECSHCHRIMDTYISFKCCHKDGASWA